A genome region from Eremothecium gossypii ATCC 10895 chromosome VII, complete sequence includes the following:
- the ARX1 gene encoding putative hydrolase (Syntenic homolog of Saccharomyces cerevisiae YDR101C (ARX1)): MALAISSEDTQVLLKDKNVLHESNVDKYRTAGQITQTALRFLAGLINDSYHHRTRATPLSVAELCMLTDSFVERCVRQAFANKANERGIAHPTTIDVDEITQGWAPETDDAANMERWNRDRQANSGSCQGARSAISGFLHEGDVVKLTVGCHIDGYTAQVSHTMVVYPTTRREADQALVPAGPLLGAKADAVAAATIAKESVTSLLACAQATEKLPAAFGERQVTGTLIRRVVDAVARSYNCAVVPGSRVRRVRRFLAGQNEGVVAERDIKGVHWTEAHQEAALLASSVETTDVTRVDASNKSANDSAVATDDFVVVSGEAYLIDLKIAPLKDLPRGLLTLQTVDHFSGKSHRKDELLARASLICRDFAKQHVLKLKSSRQLLHKLDSKGVYPTKLAHLTAAFPLDPESPDWDAVSKELKHLRLGLAEVTNNYLANEKPVQLCRLVPWDVILKAVNPTGKHGTDASNPTLPGYEIPLPQLGISSLRLKSLLKDSLPVPVARESITVLLCPAEVTSTGSPELLKLTGGPTTTPSWIHSDYELNVSDPVVQGILQLAELSKDKRFGLAIRETQPWKQKIPSAAAVTSADVEMA, translated from the coding sequence ATGGCGTTGGCGATTTCAAGTGAAGACACGCAGGTGTTGCTGAAGGATAAGAATGTGCTGCACGAGAGCAATGTGGACAAGTATAGGACAGCCGGGCAGATAACGCAGACAGCGCTGCGGTTCTTGGCCGGGTTGATTAACGACTCGTACCACCACCGCACGCGGGCCACGCCTCTCAGCGTTGCAGAGCTGTGCATGCTGACGGACTCTTTTGTTGAGCGCTGTGTACGGCAGGCGTTTGCCAACAAGGCGAACGAGCGGGGGATTGCGCACCCAACAACAATCGACGTGGATGAGATCACCCAGGGATGGGCGCCGGAGACGGACGACGCTGCGAACATGGAGCGGTGGAACCGGGACCGGCAAGCGAACAGCGGTAGCTGCCAGGGCGCGCGGAGCGCCATTTCCGGGTTCCTGCACGAGGGCGACGTGGTGAAGCTGACTGTGGGCTGCCACATCGATGGGTACACCGCGCAGGTGTCGCACACGATGGTGGTGTATCCGACGACGCGGCGCGAGGCCGACCAGGCGCTGGTGCCAGCTGGCCCACTACTGGGCGCAAAGGCAGATGCGGTCGCAGCCGCTACGATTGCGAAGGAGAGCGTGACGTCTCTTCTAGCGTGCGCGCAAGCGACGGAGAAGCTGCCCGCTGCATTTGGCGAACGGCAGGTAACCGGGACGCTGATTCGGCGGGTCGTGGATGCAGTGGCGCGGTCCTACAACTGCGCCGTGGTACCGGGGTCGCGGGTGCGGCGGGTGCGGCGCTTCCTTGCAGGCCAGAACGAGGGCGTTGTAGCTGAGCGCGATATCAAGGGCGTGCATTGGACCGAGGCACACCAGGAGGCTGCTCTGCTTGCCTCATCGGTGGAAACGACCGACGTGACACGCGTAGACGCAAGCAACAAATCTGCCAACGACAGCGCGGTCGCAACCGACGACTTCGTGGTAGTGTCAGGCGAGGCATACCTGATTGACCTGAAGATTGCACCGCTAAAGGACTTGCCTCGTGGCCTCCTAACTCTGCAAACGGTCGACCACTTCAGCGGCAAATCTCACAGAAAGGATGAGCTACTTGCGCGCGCCAGTCTGATATGCCGTGACTTTGCCAAGCAGCACGTCTTGAAGCTCAAATCCTCGAgacagctgctgcacaAGCTTGACAGCAAGGGCGTGTACCCCACCAAGCTTGCGCACCTGACTGCCGCATTCCCACTCGACCCCGAGAGCCCCGACTGGGACGCCGTTTCGAAAGAACTGAAACACCTGCGGCTGGGTCTGGCCGAGGTTACCAACAACTACCTGGCCAACGAAAAACCAGTACAGCTCTGCAGACTGGTTCCTTGGGATGTCATCCTCAAGGCCGTGAACCCCACAGGTAAGCATGGCACAGACGCCAGTAACCCCACTCTGCCTGGGTACGAGATCCCGCTACCGCAGTTGGGTATTTCCTCCTTAAGACTGAAGTCTCTTTTGAAGGACTCCCTCCCAGTCCCTGTTGCTCGCGAAAGCATAACAGTTCTGCTTTGCCCGGCTGAAGTAACCAGCACTGGCAGCCCCGAGCTGCTAAAGCTCACGGGTGGTCCTACTACTACTCCAAGCTGGATCCATTCCGACTACGAGCTCAACGTCTCCGACCCCGTAGTCCAGGGCATCCTCCAGCTCGCCGAGCTATCCAAGGACAAGCGCTTCGGTTTGGCCATTAGAGAAACGCAGCCCTGGAAACAGAAGATaccttctgcagctgcagtcACATCGGCTGACGTGGAGATGGCTTGA
- the TMS1 gene encoding Tms1p (Syntenic homolog of Saccharomyces cerevisiae YDR105C (TMS1)) produces MGALVSLPITSAATFLSSCFGASFAAALSSTFRSVSGTSSSFATRLLYAVWLLFNSVVSWISMSSNHTLLWPGQTCTSTGECGFFSVHRLNFALGMMHLLLAGVLVGVKSTKNPRAQLQNSWWWLKVAAYVGLVVAAFRIPNDFYLTLSQWVSVPSGALFILIGLVLLVDFAHEWAEVCIQHVEEEDEHSTFWQRFLVVGTGALYLVTILMNVAMIVLFCRESCNMNIVAVALNIVFTILTTAASLNSRIQEFNPRCGLAQSSMVATYCTYLTMSAMASEPDDKLCNPLVRSSGTRRFSVVLGALFTFIAIAYTTTRAAANSAFQASNSGRVHLPADDYIEYDGVSGTRSQLRQEALRQAVLEGSLPEAVLYENPWARGHGDDASETDSAMDDERHAAKYNYSLFHLIFFLATQWIAILLTINVTQDEVGDFIPVGRTYFYSWVKIVSAWICYLLYGWTLVAPMLLPERFGTDLY; encoded by the coding sequence ATGGGCGCGTTAGTATCGCTACCAATCACGTCTGCTGCCACGTTTCTGTCATCATGTTTTGGTGCATCATTTGCTGCAGCTTTGAGCTCGACCTTTAGGAGTGTCAGCGGAACGTCGTCTTCGTTTGCGACCCGGCTATTGTACGCAGTATGGCTGCTGTTTAACTCAGTCGTATCGTGGATATCTATGTCGTCGAATCACACTCTGCTCTGGCCCGGACAGACGTGCACGTCGACAGGGGAATGCGGGTTTTTTAGTGTACACAGACTGAACTTCGCTTTGGGTATGATGCATCTCCTGCTAGCTGGCGTTTTGGTTGGAGTAAAATCGACCAAGAACCCGCGTGCACAGCTGCAGAACAGTTGGTGGTGGCTGAAGGTGGCAGCGTACGTGGGGCTGGTTGTGGCGGCGTTTAGGATACCAAATGACTTCTACCTTACATTGTCACAGTGGGTCAGCGTGCCCAGCGGTGCGCTCTTCATTCTAATAGGTCTGGTGCTGCTGGTTGACTTTGCACACGAATGGGCAGAGGTCTGTATACAGCATGTGGAGGAAGAAGATGAACACTCAACTTTCTGGCAGCGTTTCCTAGTGGTCGGAACTGGTGCGCTATATCTCGTGACAATCCTCATGAATGTGGCCATGATTGTCCTCTTCTGCAGAGAATCATGCAACATGAATATTGTTGCTGTGGCCTTGAACATCGTATTCACAATATTGACGACAGCTGCGTCCCTGAACTCTAGGATCCAGGAATTTAACCCGAGGTGCGGGCTTGCCCAAAGTTCTATGGTCGCCACATACTGCACGTACCTCACTATGAGTGCCATGGCGTCTGAGCCCGACGACAAACTATGCAATCCTCTAGTGCGCTCCAGTGGAACACGAAGGTTCTCAGTTGTGCTGGGAGCGTTGTTTACCTTCATTGCGATCGCTTACACTACGACTCGAGCCGCGGCAAACTCCGCTTTCCAAGCATCTAACAGCGGAAGGGTGCACCTACCTGCGGATGATTATATCGAGTACGATGGCGTGAGCGGTACCAGAAGTCAGTTACGTCAAGAAGCCCTGCGGCAGGCCGTCTTGGAGGGTTCTCTCCCAGAGGCTGTACTTTATGAAAACCCGTGGGCCCGCGGACACGGCGATGATGCAAGCGAGACTGATAGCGCTATGGATGATGAGCGCCATGCGGCGAAGTATAACTACTCCCTATTCCATTTGATATTTTTCTTGGCCACGCAGTGGATTGCCATTCTTCTTACGATTAATGTTACTCAGGATGAAGTTGGCGACTTCATACCGGTAGGACGCACATATTTTTACTCCTGGGTTAAAATAGTGAGTGCGTGGATATGCTATTTGCTATATGGATGGACCTTGGTTGCCCCGATGCTTCTGCCAGAGAGGTTCGGCACAGATTTATATTAA
- the ARP10 gene encoding Arp10p (Syntenic homolog of Saccharomyces cerevisiae YDR106W (ARP10)) gives MEVPVVVQLGNRHCLCGRAGDVDAIDVRQMEPNWMDDDNAVFTLMRSWVHDTIMCAPQRLKIVVLENILLDIPRKKRLCQVLLNRLRVNSVVFLPDVLMACVSAGVSNALVVDVGWEQTAVVPVVDMRILDRDVGVSKLGARWFAAELEQHFAGCGEAVMRSLKVGQGGRYEGNSIPWGDVSAVFERFLGTAGLSVEYDADEYALVPLVLRAVRNLSADVKRNVLPNIVIIGSMARMPGLRQRLIVEIQTEFVCARGIEALSVWQGGSIYTFHSLMHNELDLMEVNRERFKNNGVVPDWQLQRFM, from the coding sequence ATGGAGGTTCCCGTGGTCGTGCAATTGGGAAATAGGCATTGCTTGTGCGGAAGGGCGGGAGATGTTGACGCCATCGATGTTCGACAGATGGAGCCGAATTGGATGGACGATGATAACGCTGTATTCACCTTGATGCGGTCGTGGGTGCACGATACAATCATGTGCGCTCCACAGCGACTCAAGATAGTGGTGCTGGAGAACATACTATTAGATATCCCACGGAAGAAGAGACTGTGTCAAGTGCTACTGAATCGGCTACGGGTGAATAGTGTGGTATTCCTACCAGATGTGCTCATGGCCTGCGTCTCCGCGGGCGTTTCGAATGCCCTGGTTGTGGACGTGGGGTGGGAGCAGACAGCGGTGGTGCCGGTGGTGGACATGAGGATCCTGGATCGCGACGTGGGTGTGTCGAAGCTTGGCGCGCGATGGTTTGCGGCAGAACTGGAGCAGCATTTTGCTGGCTGCGGAGAAGCGGTGATGCGGAGTTTGAAGGTGGGGCAGGGTGGCAGGTATGAGGGGAACAGTATACCTTGGGGCGATGTTTCGGCCGTATTCGAGAGATTTCTGGGGACTGCAGGGCTTTCGGTGGAATATGACGCAGATGAATATGCATTGGTGCCGCTTGTGTTGCGGGCTGTCCGAAACCTGTCGGCGGACGTGAAACGGAACGTGCTACCAAATATCGTAATAATAGGCAGCATGGCGCGGATGCCAGGCCTGCGCCAACGCCTGATTGTGGAAATACAAACAGAGTTTGtctgcgcgcgcgggaTAGAGGCGCTGAGCGTGTGGCAGGGGGGGAGTATTTACACCTTTCACTCATTGATGCATAATGAACTGGATCTAATGGAGGTAAATCGGGAACGGTTCAAGAATAATGGGGTTGTTCCAGATTGGCAGTTGCAAAGGTTTATGTAG
- the DMC1 gene encoding recombinase DMC1 (Syntenic homolog of Saccharomyces cerevisiae YER179W (DMC1); 1-intron): protein MALTETEAETIHNSIISVDELQNYGINASDLQKLKASGIFSVNTVLSTTRRNLLKIKGFSEVKVEKVKEAAGKIIQVGFIPATVQLDIRKRVFAISTGSKQLDSILGGGVMTMSITEVFGEFRCGKTQMSHTLCVTAQLPREMGGGEGKVAYIDTEGTFRPERIKQIAARYDLDPDACLENVSYARALNSEHQMELVEQLGQELASGDYRLLIVDSIMANFRVDYCGRGELNERQQKLNQHLSRLNRVAEEYNVAVFMTNQVQSDPGASALFASADGRKPVGGHVLAHASATRILLRKGRGEERVAKLQDSPDMPEKECVYVIGEKGITDADD from the exons ATGGCACTGACGGAGACCGAGGCAGAAACCATACATAATAGTATCATCAGTGTTGATGAGCTGCAGAACTATGGGATTAACGCATCTGACTTGCAAAAGCTAAAAGCAAGCGGAATCTTCAGCGTGAAC ACGGTTTTATCCACGACACGACGCAATCTGCTGAAGATCAAGGGTTTCAGCGAGGTGAAGGTGGAAAAGGTGAAGGAGGCCGCGGGAAAAATCATCCAGGTTGGGTTTATTCCCGCAACAGTGCAATTGGATATTCGAAAGAGAGTGTTTGCCATCTCCACGGGCTCCAAGCAGCTGGATTCGATCTTGGGCGGAGGCGTGATGACAATGTCCATCACCGAAGTGTTTGGCGAGTTCCGGTGCGGGAAGACGCAAATGTCGCACACGCTGTGTGTGACTGCGCAGCTGCCACGCGAAATGGGGGGTGGAGAGGGCAAGGTGGCGTACATCGACACGGAGGGGACGTTCCGTCCCGAAAGGATCAAGCAGATTGCGGCCCGGTACGATCTTGACCCCGATGCGTGTCTTGAAAATGTGTCCTACGCGAGAGCGCTTAACAGCGAACACCAGATGGAGCTTGTGGAGCAACTGGGACAGGAACTGGCTTCTGGGGACTATCGACTTCTCATAGTCGATTCAATTATGGCCAACTTCCGTGTAGATTACTGTGGTAGAGGTGAGCTGAACGAACGCCAGCAAAAACTGAACCAGCACCTTTCGCGCCTCAATAGGGTCGCCGAAGAGTACAACGTCGCAGTCTTCATGACCAACCAGGTCCAGAGCGACCCCGGCGCCTCTGCCCTCTTTGCCAGTGCGGACGGCAGGAAGCCCGTGGGCGGCCACGTGCTCGCACACGCGAGTGCCACGCGGATCCTGCTACGGAAAGGTAGAGGAGAAGAAAGGGTTGCGAAGCTGCAGGACTCACCAGACATGCCCGAAAAAGAATGTGTATATGTTATCGGAGAGAAAGGTATTACTGATGCCGATGACTAG